The following proteins are co-located in the Candidatus Poribacteria bacterium genome:
- the mqnC gene encoding dehypoxanthine futalosine cyclase — MYTNIQPILEKSLAGERLDFDDGLTLFKSHDLLALGHAADVIRQRKHPEGYVTYIVDRNINYTNWCYVDCDFCAFYRHRRDPDAYVMERDELGKKIQETLDLGGELILMQGGLHPKLKLDWYEDLLRWIKANYPIHIHGFSPPELDWFAKINRMSLREMLIRLRDAGLDSIPGGGAEILTDHARNEISPKKCTADEWLEVMRQGHLVGLKSSATMMYGHVESYAERVEHLVRLRDLQDETDGFTAFICWSLQPANTRMEHIPPAGSFEYLKTLAISRLFLDNFDNFQSSWVTQGPKIGQLSLKFGANDMGGTMIEENVVSKAGTVYCMPIEEIERTIAELGYTPKRRNFFYERLN, encoded by the coding sequence ATGTATACAAACATCCAGCCTATCCTCGAAAAATCACTCGCGGGAGAACGGTTAGACTTTGATGACGGTCTCACGCTTTTCAAGAGCCATGATCTCCTTGCTTTGGGGCACGCGGCGGACGTTATCCGGCAACGGAAGCACCCGGAAGGCTACGTTACGTACATCGTTGACCGGAACATCAACTATACCAATTGGTGCTATGTCGATTGCGATTTCTGCGCTTTTTACCGCCACCGTCGGGATCCCGATGCTTATGTCATGGAACGCGACGAATTAGGAAAAAAAATACAGGAAACACTCGACCTCGGTGGTGAGTTGATTCTGATGCAGGGCGGACTACACCCGAAACTCAAACTTGACTGGTATGAAGACCTGCTCCGCTGGATTAAGGCGAATTATCCTATTCATATACACGGTTTTTCGCCACCGGAATTGGATTGGTTCGCCAAGATAAACCGTATGTCGTTGCGAGAAATGCTCATCCGCTTGCGAGATGCTGGACTGGATTCGATCCCAGGCGGCGGCGCGGAAATCCTCACTGACCATGCCCGCAATGAGATTAGTCCGAAAAAATGCACTGCTGACGAATGGCTGGAAGTCATGCGCCAGGGACATCTCGTTGGACTCAAGTCAAGTGCAACGATGATGTATGGACATGTAGAGAGTTACGCCGAACGCGTTGAGCACCTCGTCCGTCTACGCGATTTGCAAGATGAGACGGACGGATTTACGGCTTTTATCTGCTGGTCTCTACAACCTGCGAACACCCGTATGGAGCATATACCGCCTGCGGGGAGTTTTGAGTACCTCAAAACACTTGCGATCTCCCGATTATTCTTGGACAATTTTGATAACTTCCAATCCTCATGGGTTACCCAAGGTCCGAAGATTGGGCAGCTATCATTGAAGTTCGGTGCAAATGATATGGGTGGCACGATGATAGAAGAGAATGTCGTCAGCAAAGCCGGGACGGTCTATTGCATGCCGATTGAGGAAATTGAGCGGACTATAGCGGAACTCGGATATACCCCCAAACGTCGTAACTTCTTCTACGAACGCCTCAATTAA
- the rpoZ gene encoding DNA-directed RNA polymerase subunit omega yields MNEVVYNEDLVKTVKNKYLAVNIAAKRARDINANGLPIAPANTADKKKKPVAIATEELVAGRLNFEKGEAKAPDSKTPSIFTDAEVPADGSGIFDEELLEQESDAVVEEREEGL; encoded by the coding sequence ATGAATGAGGTCGTTTACAATGAAGACTTGGTAAAAACAGTAAAAAATAAGTATCTTGCGGTGAATATTGCGGCGAAACGAGCGAGAGATATAAATGCGAACGGCTTGCCGATCGCTCCCGCAAACACGGCAGACAAAAAAAAGAAACCGGTTGCTATCGCGACAGAAGAATTAGTCGCTGGGAGACTCAACTTTGAAAAGGGCGAAGCAAAAGCTCCTGATTCAAAGACGCCTTCGATTTTTACAGATGCCGAAGTGCCAGCGGATGGGAGCGGTATATTCGATGAAGAGCTCCTGGAACAGGAAAGCGATGCGGTGGTAGAAGAACGCGAAGAGGGTCTATAG
- the rpmG gene encoding 50S ribosomal protein L33 — protein MPRDIVTLACDACNQRNYVTTRNRRTQQNRYERKKYCRFCRKHTPHKETR, from the coding sequence ATGCCAAGAGACATTGTAACATTAGCATGTGATGCATGCAATCAGCGGAATTATGTGACAACCCGGAACCGCCGAACGCAGCAAAATCGATATGAGCGAAAAAAATACTGCCGGTTCTGCCGAAAACATACACCCCATAAAGAAACGCGATAA
- the secE gene encoding preprotein translocase subunit SecE, producing MITRFKKYLQGIHLEWQKVTKPDAKEVQGSTITVIVASALLGLYIGIIDGNSAFPKWASPLSWIFLAALPVVVFLIVKSWENQPQNDRDAEAAIDGNRKIIAAAVACIPLVAVLVSQYALNTSLEGFGMAFLRTLFIRS from the coding sequence ATGATAACTCGCTTCAAAAAGTATCTGCAGGGAATCCATCTCGAATGGCAAAAGGTGACCAAACCGGACGCGAAAGAGGTACAGGGAAGTACCATTACCGTCATTGTCGCCTCTGCCTTATTGGGGCTTTATATCGGGATAATTGATGGCAATTCCGCCTTTCCGAAATGGGCAAGTCCTTTGTCTTGGATTTTTCTCGCAGCACTTCCAGTCGTTGTATTTCTTATCGTGAAAAGTTGGGAAAACCAACCACAGAATGATAGAGATGCCGAGGCTGCCATTGACGGAAACCGAAAGATAATCGCAGCGGCGGTAGCCTGTATCCCTTTAGTCGCTGTACTTGTAAGCCAATATGCCTTGAATACCTCGCTTGAGGGTTTCGGTATGGCTTTCCTCAGAACGCTTTTCATTCGTAGTTAA
- the nusG gene encoding transcription termination/antitermination protein NusG, with product MDGYWYVVQIYTGHEKKVKLTLDNMIAREELQDEILQINVPETEVVEVKDSQRKVSVRPSYPGYVLVNTTHALGPHVESEIGQKSWALIQETPGVMNFLGPPSHPSPLSPADVEAMLQMSTEEEEVVPVPAMEYEIGDKVKVINGPFSGFPGEIEEIDMEHQRLRLSISLFGRSTSVDLGLLEVEELN from the coding sequence ATGGATGGATACTGGTACGTCGTTCAGATATACACCGGGCATGAAAAAAAGGTTAAACTCACCCTTGACAACATGATTGCAAGGGAAGAGTTGCAGGACGAGATCTTGCAGATTAATGTCCCGGAGACCGAAGTGGTAGAGGTTAAGGACAGCCAACGGAAAGTTAGCGTCCGGCCCTCCTATCCGGGGTATGTACTTGTTAATACCACCCATGCACTCGGTCCGCATGTCGAGAGCGAGATTGGACAAAAGAGTTGGGCACTCATCCAAGAAACACCAGGTGTCATGAATTTCTTGGGCCCGCCCTCACATCCATCGCCTTTGAGTCCCGCTGACGTTGAGGCAATGCTCCAGATGTCGACTGAGGAAGAGGAAGTTGTACCAGTCCCAGCAATGGAATACGAGATAGGTGATAAAGTTAAGGTGATCAACGGACCGTTTAGTGGATTCCCTGGCGAAATTGAAGAAATCGACATGGAACACCAACGGTTACGCCTCAGTATTTCGCTTTTTGGTCGTTCAACCTCTGTTGACCTGGGCTTACTTGAAGTAGAAGAACTGAACTAA
- the rplK gene encoding 50S ribosomal protein L11 — protein MAKKVAGEVKLQLVSGQATPQPPVGPSLAPYMINLQEFIKSFNAQTQHQTGMVVTTIITCYSDRSFTFAVKSPPAAVLLKSAAKIAKGSGEPNRNKVASVTMDQIREIAQTKLPDLNTTDLDAAVRMVEGTARSMGLTIG, from the coding sequence ATGGCAAAAAAAGTAGCTGGTGAAGTTAAACTCCAATTGGTATCCGGACAGGCAACTCCACAACCGCCTGTTGGTCCAAGTCTCGCTCCTTATATGATTAATCTACAGGAGTTTATCAAATCTTTTAACGCCCAGACACAGCATCAAACCGGTATGGTGGTGACAACTATCATTACCTGTTATAGCGACAGGTCGTTTACGTTTGCCGTAAAATCGCCACCCGCTGCAGTTTTGCTCAAATCTGCAGCGAAGATCGCGAAAGGCTCAGGTGAACCCAACCGAAACAAGGTTGCTTCTGTCACAATGGATCAAATCCGCGAAATTGCACAGACGAAATTACCTGATTTGAATACAACAGACTTGGATGCCGCAGTGCGGATGGTAGAAGGTACTGCTCGCAGTATGGGGCTTACGATTGGATAG
- the rplA gene encoding 50S ribosomal protein L1 has protein sequence MAKRGKRYTEIREHVDRLELYTVDEAVSLLKKTSGAKFDETVDLASRLGVNAQHAEQNIRGTVTLPHGTGKSVRVVVFAEGDPARQAEEAGADFVGTDDLVDKIVDGWLDFDATIATPDLMRSIMPKLGRVLGPRGLMPNAKAGTVTMDVTDAIQNIKAGQIEYRVERSSGVVHVPIGKTSFEEHSIKENLNAVMSALVAARPSSVKGRYIRSVAISATMGVGIRIDPQQFV, from the coding sequence ATGGCGAAAAGAGGAAAGCGATATACCGAGATCAGAGAGCATGTGGATAGACTCGAACTCTACACAGTAGATGAAGCCGTCTCGCTTTTGAAAAAAACGAGCGGCGCGAAGTTTGATGAGACAGTTGATCTTGCATCACGTCTCGGCGTGAACGCACAACATGCCGAGCAGAATATCCGCGGCACCGTCACACTGCCACACGGTACAGGGAAATCAGTCCGTGTCGTCGTCTTCGCCGAAGGTGATCCGGCACGACAGGCTGAGGAAGCTGGGGCGGATTTCGTCGGCACAGATGATCTCGTTGATAAAATCGTTGATGGATGGCTCGATTTTGACGCAACAATCGCGACACCGGACCTGATGCGTAGTATTATGCCTAAACTTGGACGCGTCCTCGGACCGAGAGGTTTGATGCCTAACGCTAAGGCGGGCACCGTCACAATGGATGTCACTGATGCAATACAGAATATCAAAGCAGGCCAGATTGAATATCGGGTAGAACGCTCATCTGGTGTTGTCCACGTCCCGATCGGCAAAACCTCGTTTGAGGAACATAGTATCAAAGAGAACCTCAATGCGGTAATGAGCGCACTCGTCGCTGCTCGGCCCTCCTCTGTAAAAGGTAGATACATTCGGAGCGTGGCGATCTCAGCAACGATGGGAGTCGGTATCCGGATAGATCCACAACAGTTTGTATAA
- the rplJ gene encoding 50S ribosomal protein L10: MPNQANVQQTEQIREIFDSADVVLLTDFQGLTVTEMNELRNQLRASDIRYKVCKNTLVNVVAEERGIEGLTPYLKGNTALATGTDPATSSKILLAFGEEHENLKIKGGILGTQVIDAAGVEALKDMPSREVLVAKTVGLISAPLTGLVRTLHQGSPANGIVNVLSGTIRQVTSVLTQVTEQKKEAENA, from the coding sequence ATGCCGAATCAGGCGAATGTTCAGCAAACAGAACAAATTCGTGAGATTTTTGACAGTGCCGACGTTGTTCTGCTAACAGACTTTCAAGGACTTACGGTCACAGAGATGAATGAGCTCCGGAATCAACTCCGGGCATCAGATATCCGGTATAAGGTCTGTAAGAACACTTTAGTAAATGTTGTCGCTGAAGAGAGAGGTATTGAAGGGTTGACCCCTTATCTCAAAGGGAATACAGCCCTCGCTACCGGCACAGATCCGGCGACATCTTCAAAAATCTTGCTCGCATTTGGCGAGGAACACGAAAATTTAAAAATCAAAGGCGGGATTCTCGGGACGCAGGTGATTGACGCAGCGGGTGTTGAAGCACTTAAGGATATGCCGTCACGAGAAGTCCTTGTCGCTAAAACCGTTGGACTTATCAGCGCCCCTCTCACTGGACTCGTACGAACCCTACATCAAGGGTCCCCCGCTAACGGGATAGTGAATGTACTTAGTGGAACAATACGTCAGGTGACCTCCGTACTGACCCAGGTTACCGAGCAGAAGAAAGAGGCAGAAAACGCCTAA
- the rplL gene encoding 50S ribosomal protein L7/L12: MAADMEKMIEEISNMTVLELSELVKALEDKFGVSASAMPAVAMPGMMPAADGAAAAGEAEAAAEEKTEFDVQLKEFGANKIPVIKEVRSLTGLGLKEAKEKVESAPVVIQEGVSKEDADKAKEQLEELGAVVEII, translated from the coding sequence ATGGCCGCAGATATGGAAAAAATGATTGAGGAAATTAGCAACATGACCGTTCTGGAACTTTCCGAATTGGTCAAGGCATTGGAAGATAAATTTGGTGTCAGTGCATCAGCTATGCCGGCAGTCGCTATGCCGGGCATGATGCCCGCTGCAGATGGTGCAGCCGCAGCTGGAGAAGCAGAAGCCGCAGCTGAAGAGAAAACCGAATTTGATGTGCAACTCAAGGAATTCGGTGCCAATAAGATTCCAGTTATCAAAGAGGTTCGTTCACTCACCGGGCTCGGCTTGAAAGAAGCAAAAGAGAAAGTCGAATCCGCGCCAGTCGTCATTCAAGAAGGTGTCTCGAAAGAAGATGCTGACAAGGCGAAAGAGCAGCTTGAAGAACTCGGCGCAGTCGTCGAAATTATCTAA
- a CDS encoding FG-GAP-like repeat-containing protein: MRILIPLFIFCFLSFTWADIQFEDVSQQAGITRIGESWGNAWGDFDGDGYLDLWATNHRHKPSLYRNNGDGTFTDIIDTVWDANPLADTHGAAWADFDNDGDQDLIVLSGSSGGLNNKARINQGNHFYINKSGRLIEKATQFGIDYPLLRGRTPLWFDWNHDGLLDVLLTGVARQMCCPTDVTGTFIGSTVFGQVAGKFENMNAISGFFLEKSVEFAQLASLTKTGNLHLILGSHSHVYPAAVYEISGTSFQDVTGAFAIRGGYIVQDAAVTDMNGDLLPDIFLARSIYPSYIGRPDAHRLELNIQSTLGVLSQPIPIFLEKGVSFKAEGDVYFEIYSEWGPQRHLLKIGAVGHEITEFAGGEFIAVMPNLRAATFKVRLSPDDPRVAGLKARPENERFGIYVGYDANTKKWTLIYHKLPATTLIQAAEPISDVEAINFFPFIDIRSDLLINKGIGFEPLPPLNETKHFPDCHSVAAGDFDNDMDIDLYVVRSSTAENLPNYLYENQGDGSFIHLPDTGGASGSERGRGQSVTMADYDRDGHLDLFVTNGRGMYPFSEGPDQLFRNLGSDNNWLQIDLEGTISNRDGIGARLFATTPDGKTQLRENGGGIHWAQQDQKRIHFGLAQNERVSELGIHWPSGIVQKLKDVEVNQVLRIVEEDLQGVLRGDINQDGVVNILDFVLVAKHFGESPPTNAAVDVNNDGIVNILDLVAISNLFPEKD; this comes from the coding sequence ATGCGAATTTTAATACCGTTGTTCATCTTCTGTTTTTTGTCTTTCACGTGGGCGGACATTCAATTTGAAGATGTGTCACAACAGGCAGGAATTACGCGGATTGGTGAAAGTTGGGGGAATGCTTGGGGCGATTTTGATGGCGACGGATATCTTGATTTATGGGCAACCAATCATCGACACAAGCCAAGTCTATATCGGAATAACGGAGATGGCACCTTCACAGACATTATTGATACGGTTTGGGATGCGAATCCATTGGCGGATACGCATGGTGCAGCGTGGGCTGATTTTGATAATGACGGGGATCAAGACCTCATTGTTCTATCAGGCAGCAGCGGTGGCTTAAATAATAAAGCGCGCATCAATCAAGGAAACCATTTTTATATAAACAAAAGTGGACGACTCATAGAGAAGGCTACCCAGTTCGGCATCGATTATCCACTTTTGCGAGGCAGGACCCCTTTATGGTTCGATTGGAATCACGATGGATTGCTTGATGTACTATTGACTGGTGTTGCTCGACAGATGTGTTGCCCGACGGATGTAACGGGGACGTTTATCGGATCCACGGTCTTCGGTCAGGTGGCGGGAAAATTTGAAAATATGAATGCAATATCTGGATTCTTTCTTGAGAAAAGCGTAGAATTTGCGCAACTGGCGAGCCTTACGAAAACAGGAAATTTGCACCTCATTTTGGGTTCTCATTCCCATGTTTATCCCGCTGCCGTATACGAAATATCTGGTACCTCTTTTCAGGATGTAACCGGCGCGTTTGCTATCCGAGGTGGGTATATTGTACAAGATGCTGCCGTTACGGATATGAATGGAGATCTGTTACCCGATATTTTTCTTGCACGTAGCATTTATCCATCCTATATAGGTCGACCCGATGCACATAGATTAGAACTGAATATTCAAAGCACTTTAGGGGTACTTTCTCAACCTATTCCTATTTTCCTTGAAAAAGGAGTCTCTTTTAAAGCCGAAGGAGATGTCTATTTTGAGATTTATTCAGAGTGGGGGCCACAGCGCCACCTTCTCAAAATTGGGGCAGTTGGGCATGAGATAACAGAATTTGCTGGCGGTGAATTTATAGCGGTCATGCCAAATCTCAGAGCTGCGACCTTCAAAGTTAGACTGTCGCCTGACGATCCGAGGGTCGCTGGGCTTAAGGCGCGCCCTGAAAATGAGAGATTTGGGATTTACGTTGGATATGATGCCAACACAAAGAAATGGACACTCATCTATCATAAACTACCTGCTACGACTTTAATTCAAGCTGCTGAGCCTATATCGGATGTCGAAGCCATTAATTTTTTCCCATTCATAGATATACGTTCCGATCTTCTAATTAACAAAGGCATTGGCTTTGAACCGTTACCGCCGTTAAACGAGACAAAACACTTTCCAGACTGCCACTCTGTGGCTGCAGGCGATTTTGATAATGATATGGATATTGACCTTTATGTCGTCCGTTCGAGTACTGCTGAGAATCTACCGAATTACCTTTACGAAAATCAAGGGGACGGCAGTTTTATTCACCTACCAGACACAGGTGGGGCATCAGGAAGCGAACGAGGGAGAGGTCAAAGCGTTACCATGGCTGACTATGATCGGGATGGACACCTTGACCTCTTTGTTACCAACGGTAGAGGCATGTATCCGTTTAGCGAAGGTCCCGACCAACTCTTCCGCAACCTCGGCAGCGATAATAATTGGCTCCAAATTGATTTAGAGGGAACCATTTCCAATCGCGATGGAATTGGCGCGCGGCTCTTTGCAACAACACCCGATGGGAAAACCCAATTGCGAGAAAATGGTGGTGGGATCCATTGGGCCCAGCAAGACCAGAAACGTATCCATTTTGGACTTGCACAGAATGAGAGAGTTAGCGAATTAGGTATCCACTGGCCGAGCGGCATTGTTCAAAAATTGAAGGATGTGGAAGTGAACCAAGTGTTACGTATTGTTGAAGAGGATCTTCAGGGAGTCCTCCGCGGTGACATTAATCAAGACGGAGTCGTAAATATCCTTGATTTTGTTCTTGTAGCGAAACATTTCGGTGAAAGTCCTCCTACAAACGCAGCGGTTGATGTCAACAATGATGGGATAGTAAATATCCTGGATCTCGTCGCAATTTCAAATTTATTTCCTGAAAAAGACTGA
- a CDS encoding alcohol dehydrogenase catalytic domain-containing protein, giving the protein MKSQIFYEPESMSLEDRSVPEPGDNDLLVQVRSVGICGSDVAYYFGNSSLETDDGKGPLILGHEFTGEVVEVGSEAGATGGFKVGDRVVVNPVQSNPDSFWSKKGLSNLCPEKRVLGVGVDGGFAEYAVSDYRWTVKLPDNVTYDQGALTEPLACGLYAVNNLNAEEGQTAVVFGPGPIGLMMVQVLKSRGLKNVLLVGTRDYRLDCGKELGADVVVNVSDTNSPHYVEDLGATIQELNNGELADRAITATSSLDAIHTALDVTGRHATVVIFGLPGDTDVMQVPILDTILMDKTIRFSWLAPDTWEEAVQLISSGDVNMDKIISHEFPLESLVEGITKVRNREDACTKGLIKVSD; this is encoded by the coding sequence ATGAAATCCCAAATCTTTTATGAACCCGAATCAATGAGCCTTGAAGACCGATCTGTACCGGAACCTGGTGATAATGATCTGTTAGTTCAAGTACGCTCGGTAGGTATCTGCGGTTCGGATGTCGCATATTATTTTGGTAACAGTTCGCTTGAAACAGACGACGGGAAAGGCCCCCTTATCCTTGGTCACGAATTTACTGGCGAAGTCGTCGAAGTCGGCAGTGAAGCAGGCGCAACCGGCGGATTTAAAGTCGGTGACCGCGTTGTCGTCAATCCTGTCCAATCAAACCCAGACTCCTTTTGGAGCAAGAAAGGTTTATCTAACCTGTGTCCTGAAAAACGCGTTTTAGGTGTCGGTGTTGATGGCGGATTCGCCGAGTACGCAGTCTCTGATTATCGCTGGACTGTCAAATTACCCGATAATGTTACTTATGATCAAGGCGCGTTAACAGAACCGCTTGCATGCGGACTCTACGCTGTCAACAACCTCAATGCTGAAGAAGGACAGACTGCCGTTGTCTTTGGACCGGGACCTATCGGTTTGATGATGGTGCAAGTATTGAAGAGCCGCGGCTTGAAAAACGTCCTGCTTGTCGGAACTCGTGATTATCGTTTGGATTGCGGTAAGGAACTCGGAGCAGACGTCGTCGTCAATGTCAGCGATACGAACTCTCCACACTACGTTGAAGATCTGGGTGCTACAATTCAGGAACTCAATAACGGTGAATTGGCGGACCGTGCAATTACGGCTACCAGTTCACTTGACGCAATTCACACTGCATTGGACGTTACCGGTCGGCACGCAACCGTCGTTATTTTCGGACTCCCCGGCGACACAGATGTGATGCAGGTGCCTATTCTTGATACGATCCTCATGGATAAAACAATCAGGTTCTCTTGGCTGGCACCCGATACATGGGAAGAGGCGGTTCAACTCATTTCGAGTGGTGATGTCAACATGGATAAAATCATCAGCCACGAGTTCCCGCTTGAATCGCTTGTTGAAGGGATAACAAAGGTCCGCAACCGCGAAGATGCCTGCACTAAGGGATTGATAAAGGTCTCTGATTAA
- a CDS encoding LamG domain-containing protein, translating into MRSLIRLFVNVPIPSRVLIGIGVVFIALCCVTATTAKIDPKTVAGIWLFDEGNGKTAKDLSGNDNDGELMEGAKWEDGQFGQAVVFDGKDDYVEIAPSPLFNPEKFTVTFWMYPTAVGGNNPAGKGSATLVIANGNPGDGGGANWWFEFWNAGNFEFKSCQAGCAATTTPLNKPDAWYFIAGIYNGTEYELYIDGEFKSKGPNKVGAPEKGLLIGSGLCPAGHGCDGGYFKGIIDDVAMFSDTLSEADLKMIMEDGVGKTLGVAPVEPTGKLATTWGNLKAH; encoded by the coding sequence GTGAGATCTCTCATAAGACTCTTCGTTAATGTGCCAATACCATCCCGGGTGCTGATAGGCATCGGGGTCGTATTCATCGCACTCTGTTGCGTTACAGCGACCACTGCCAAGATTGATCCGAAGACGGTTGCTGGCATCTGGCTTTTCGATGAAGGTAATGGAAAAACCGCAAAGGACTTATCGGGGAACGATAATGATGGTGAACTCATGGAGGGTGCGAAATGGGAAGATGGACAATTCGGACAGGCAGTCGTATTTGATGGAAAAGATGACTACGTCGAAATCGCGCCTTCTCCGCTATTTAATCCAGAAAAATTCACCGTTACTTTTTGGATGTATCCGACAGCAGTCGGCGGCAATAATCCCGCGGGGAAAGGTTCCGCTACGCTCGTCATCGCAAACGGGAATCCAGGGGACGGAGGCGGTGCGAATTGGTGGTTTGAATTTTGGAACGCCGGTAACTTTGAATTCAAAAGCTGCCAAGCTGGCTGTGCAGCCACAACGACACCTCTTAATAAACCAGATGCGTGGTACTTCATTGCCGGTATCTATAACGGAACTGAATATGAACTCTATATTGATGGCGAATTTAAGTCAAAGGGTCCGAATAAAGTCGGCGCACCCGAAAAGGGGTTACTCATCGGAAGTGGGCTGTGTCCAGCAGGACACGGATGTGATGGCGGTTATTTCAAAGGGATTATTGACGATGTGGCGATGTTTAGCGATACGCTAAGCGAAGCAGATCTGAAGATGATTATGGAAGACGGTGTTGGCAAAACTCTGGGAGTCGCACCTGTAGAGCCTACAGGCAAATTAGCAACGACATGGGGCAATTTGAAGGCGCATTGA
- a CDS encoding uroporphyrinogen decarboxylase codes for MEQQLKNDLLLRAARCLPVERVPVWMMRQAGRSDPLYRQIRQELNLPLERLFRTCPAPMSHTDVESAVKISLLPKRIGVDAVIVYKDILTPLAPMGAHFRFDPGPILSPPIRTQTQVDALRPVDEPSSQLEFTGNVIRKLRETLNEELPLIGFAGAPLTLAFFLIAGESPIKRGTGVSEKAVPVFQMIEETPELLHRLLSKLAEMTVNYLNYQISEGVQVVQLFESIADVLTRDIYKEFAFPYHQKIFAELSPEAPGILFAKECNYLDLMHQSGADVLSVGKCVDLSKAKAETDGTVAFQGNVDNDILRDGTPDDITTAVKSCLKQGGKTGHILNLSHGLHRDTPFENVKHFVNIAKTL; via the coding sequence ATGGAACAGCAATTAAAAAACGACTTACTTCTTCGCGCAGCGCGATGTTTGCCGGTGGAACGTGTACCTGTATGGATGATGCGGCAGGCAGGCAGATCAGACCCGCTTTATCGGCAGATTCGGCAAGAGCTGAACCTGCCCTTGGAACGGCTCTTCCGAACCTGTCCGGCACCAATGTCTCACACCGATGTCGAGTCGGCAGTTAAAATTTCACTTCTACCAAAACGCATTGGCGTTGATGCCGTCATCGTCTACAAAGACATTCTCACCCCGCTTGCACCGATGGGCGCGCATTTTCGGTTTGACCCAGGCCCCATTTTAAGCCCGCCGATTCGGACGCAAACACAAGTAGACGCACTCCGACCCGTTGATGAACCCTCATCGCAATTAGAATTCACAGGAAATGTCATTCGCAAACTCCGCGAAACCCTGAATGAAGAACTACCGCTCATCGGGTTTGCGGGTGCCCCTTTGACGCTTGCATTTTTCCTCATTGCAGGGGAAAGTCCTATCAAACGCGGTACCGGCGTATCGGAAAAGGCGGTCCCTGTTTTCCAAATGATTGAGGAAACTCCTGAACTCTTGCATCGTTTGCTGAGCAAATTGGCGGAGATGACCGTTAATTATTTAAACTACCAAATTAGCGAGGGCGTTCAGGTCGTCCAACTTTTCGAGTCCATCGCGGATGTCTTGACGAGAGACATCTATAAAGAGTTTGCATTTCCCTATCACCAGAAGATTTTCGCTGAACTCAGTCCAGAGGCACCCGGAATACTCTTCGCAAAAGAGTGTAACTATCTCGATTTAATGCACCAAAGTGGTGCTGATGTATTGAGTGTAGGAAAATGTGTCGACCTTAGCAAAGCCAAAGCTGAGACTGACGGCACCGTCGCTTTTCAGGGAAATGTAGATAACGATATACTCCGCGACGGGACACCCGATGACATTACGACGGCAGTCAAATCCTGCTTAAAACAGGGCGGGAAAACAGGGCATATATTGAATTTGAGTCATGGACTCCATAGAGATACGCCTTTTGAAAACGTTAAACATTTTGTAAATATCGCAAAAACGCTGTAG